Proteins found in one Arachis stenosperma cultivar V10309 chromosome 8, arast.V10309.gnm1.PFL2, whole genome shotgun sequence genomic segment:
- the LOC130944325 gene encoding G-type lectin S-receptor-like serine/threonine-protein kinase SD1-1: protein MDLLLLTLHLLLIPFTTSQQQNQNYPSSGTQRNDTYCDYPSVCGPNGNCDINQSPACFCLDGFTPKSPSGYSSMDYTQGCVRNKALNCSTDVFVAYSVFKEPSGGYSLLNQRLGAEGCKGSCKSNCSCMAYSVTGSACKLWSGDLFDVRLVKEGGQALYIRMSASEEHKSGGGNHKKIVGIIVGSTVATVSGMIMILACCYIFRKRRKKLEDMRLRASEIVDQINEYEEGDIELPFLDLSRIVEATGNFAMGNKLGEGGFGPVYKGTLDDGREIAVKKLSSSSGQGINEFKNEVLLIAKLQHRNLVRLLGCCIQDEEKLLIYEYMPNKSLDGFIFDQTRRKLLDWPKRFNIICGISRGLLYLHEDSRLRIIHRDLKASNILLDNEMDPKISDFGLARCFGGDQSKGNTKKIVGTFGYMAPEYAISGHFSVKSDVFSFGILLLEIITGRKNRGIYFPSDNVNLYGHAWDLWKQGRSLELVDECLKESWDSSEAQRCIHICLLCAQQHPQDRPDMSSVVLMLGSEIDLPQPKFPTFIIGGNSDGKSSSSCRNEISITEVEPR from the exons ATGGACCTGCTTCTCCTcactcttcatcttcttctcatACCCTTCACAACATCACAACAACAGAACCAAAACTACCCTTCTTCTGGGACACAAAGAAACGATACCTACTGTGACTACCCTTCAGTTTGTGGACCAAATGGGAACTGTGACATTAATCAATCACCAGCATGTTTCTGTTTGGATGGTTTCACACCTAAGTCACCGAGTGGTTACAGTTCAATGGATTATACACAGGGCTGTGTTAGAAACAAGGCTTTGAATTGTAGCACTGACGTGTTTGTTGCTTATTCTGTGTTCAAGGAACCAAGTGGCGGCTACTCTTTGTTGAACCAAAGATTGGGAGCGGAAGGTTGCAAGGGAAGCTGCAAGAGTAATTGTTCTTGCATGGCTTATTCTGTAACTGGGAGTGCATGCAAATTGTGGAGTGGTGATTTGTTTGATGTTAGGTTGGTTAAGGAAGGTGGTCAAGCTCTTTATATTCGAATGTCAGCTTCAGAGGAACACA AATCTGGAGGGGGAAATCACAAGAAGATAGTTGGAATAATAGTAGGAAGCACAGTTGCTACAGTTTCTGGAATGATAATGATATTGGCCTGTTGTTACATAttcagaaaaagaagaaagaagttaGAAG ATATGAGATTGAGAGCTAGTGAGATTGTTGATCAAATCAATGAATATGAAGAAGGAGATATAGAGCTTCCATTTCTTGACCTATCAAGAATAGTTGAAGCCACTGGTAATTTTGCAATGGGAAACAAGTTAGGGGAAGGTGGTTTTGGACCTGTGTACAAG GGAACATTAGATGATGGTCGTGAAATCGCGGTAAAGAAGCTTTCGAGTAGTTCTGGGCAGGGGATAAATGAATTCAAGAATGAAGTACTACTCATAGCCAAACTTCAACACCGAAATCTTGTAAGGCTTCTCGGATGTTGCATCCAAGATGAAGAGAAACTGCTGATATATGAGTACATGCCTAATAAAAGCTTAGACGGCTTTATTTTTG ATCAAACACGGAGAAAATTATTGGATTGGCCTAAGCGTTTCAACATTATTTGTGGGATTTCTAGAGGCCTACTTTATCTTCACGAGGATTCTAGGTTGAGGATTATACATAGAGATCTCAAAGCAAGTAACATTTTATTGGACAATGAGATGGATCCAAAGATCTCTGACTTTGGTTTGGCTCGATGTTTTGGAGGAGATCAAAGCAAAGGAAATACAAAGAAAATAGTAGGAACTTT TGGATATATGGCACCAGAATATGCTATTAGTGGACACTTCTCAGTAAAATCTGATGTGTTCAGTTTCGGAATTTTGTTGCTGGAGATAATCACAGGGAGAAAAAATAGAGGGATATATTTTCCAAGTGACAATGTCAATCTATATGGACAT GCATGGGATCTATGGAAGCAAGGAAGGTCCTTAGAACTAGTTGATGAATGCCTTAAGGAGTCATGGGATTCGTCGGAAGCGCAGCGCTGCATCCACATTTGCCTGCTATGCGCGCAGCAGCATCCGCAAGATAGGCCGGACATGTCATCTGTGGTTCTGATGTTAGGAAGTGAAATCGATTTGCCTCAACCAAAGTTTCCTACTTTcatcattggtggaaattctGATGGCAAAAGTTCTTCCTCTTGTCGAAATGAAATAAGCATTACAGAGGTGGAACCTCGATAA
- the LOC130945953 gene encoding uncharacterized protein LOC130945953 gives MPLISFYLLFFVSKIVSATDTITHSQSLTENQTLVSKNENFQFGFFTLPQNSSNRYLGIWYNKIPVQTVVWLANREKPVTTEIPAVLMISKTQNNNDTLILHQNYSVLWSITPSRRARNMVLQLLDSGNLVLREQNDENEENYLWQSFDYPCDTLLPGMKLGKDLRTEFDRRVTAWKNEYDPSIGNLSWGMDVTNWPQQMQRVGSMKQYNRGSWNGIDYTGRPTIRPSPVFEFKYFADEEQVYFMFSLVNSSVKARMVLNQSSYKLLHLAWDEAAREWNVYGLLPRDFCDDYGACGPNGNCDVSKLPYACDCLRGFRPKSSKDWKAMSYQGGCLRDKPLNCESDGFIKYGKMKVPDTENCWYLNQSKNLEECRDTCLRNCSCMAYTNSDIRGEGNGCALWFGDLNDLRIQPNAGQDLYVRVPASELDTNNGAKMKIGIAVGGTITILCGLLLALYFIFIRGRSATMKKSASVADHSKEEQEEDLELPLFDLSSIVSATDNFSINNKLGEGGFGPVYKGTLENGEEIAVKRLSRGSKQGVKEFKTEVALIAKLQHRNLVKLYGSCIQDQEKLLIYEYMPNKSLDLFIFDQTQRMLMDWSKRFHIICGIAKGLLYLHQDSRLIIIHRDLKTSNILLDSEMNPKISDFGLARILEVDQTSKTSRVVGTYGYMAPEYALDGNFSVKSDVYSFGILLLEIISGRKNKGNHRQKDGTNLIEYAWNFWTEGRPLELIDEYMIDYCNISEALRCIQIGLLCVQQNPHDRPNISFVVMMLGSEIQLPLPKEPALFVGKYSCQEYSSSCINDAPSVNELSISDLEARSLSENQTLVSKNGDFELGFFTLDNSTNINYYLGIWYKNIPVRTIVWVANREKPATNHNFVVLLINNTANSTILLTQKNKNTVLWSVSISRKPKNPILQLLDSGNLVLRDENDENEEKNYLWQSFDYPGDTLLPGMKVGKDLRTGFDWRVTAWKNENDPSPGTLNWVMDVTKWPEPMQRIGTVKQYNSGPWNGVQYSAKPTNKPSPAFEFIYFADENQVYYMFKLVNNSVKARMMLNQTTNKIMQLVWTQGVWKMYGSMPRDFCDEYGACGPNGKCDMAESPNDCECLRGYRPKSPKEWIGLNYEGGCLRDKPLNCESDGFIKYVKMKVPDTENCWYLNQSMNSVECRDKCLRNCSCMAYANSDIGGEGNGCALWFGDLNDLRVQPNAGQDLYVRVPASELGMVDILLLVLYFTCIRGRSSKAKENAAIMDSFIEEQEGHLELPLFDLSSLAKATGNFSINNKVGEGGFGPVYKGLLKNGQEIAVKRLCRGSVQGLKEFKNEIALIVKLQHRNLVKLHGCCIHNEEKMLVYEYLPNKSLDLFIFENCEQPHLKALKKYRKHSMEVLLSLMLFNLHLLLLVLLPFTYTSVSADSSSGLKNDTMCDYYRFCGANGNCDLTNPKLCVCLDGFTPKDPTSYDSSDFKMGCVKNKAWNCSTDVFVGYSVLHEPNGTSSLLNQQSLGGEDCKGKCSSDCSCMAYTIIGSGCKLWSGDLFDVRFVKEGGQGIYIRTPASDKGKKGGGGGNQGKNEGLVVGIVVGSTIIVISGMILASCCFLRKRTQSKALGHVRINEMVSYQTHTNEQKEDLGLPLFDLKRIAVATDNFSPNNKLGEGGFGPVYKGILDDGRQIAVKRLSSSSGQGLHEFKTEVKLIAKLQHRNLVKLFGCCIQEKEKLLIYEYMPNRSLDYFIFDQTQGNVLDWPKRFNIIRGIARGLLYLHQDSRLRIIHRDLKASNVLLDNKLDPKISDFGLARSFGGDQSNANTNRVVGTFGYMAPEYAVNGQFSVKSDVFSFGVLILEIVSGKRNRKFYYSNNNDSLYGHAWDLWKQGRSLELVDESLKDSWNLSEVERCIHIGLLCAQQYPHDRPTMSSVVLMLGSDFDLPLPEIPTFFIVEPFDASSSSTGKNDLSITEMEAR, from the exons ATGCCACTAATAAGTTTCTACCTTCTCTTTTTTGTGTCAAAAATTGTTTCAGCAACTGATACCATAACTCACTCACAGTCTCTAACTGAAAACCAAACATTGGTTTCCAAGAATGAAAACTTCCAATTCGGTTTcttcactcttccccaaaactcTAGCAACCGTTACCTTGGGATTTGGTACAACAAGATACCGGTTCAAACCGTTGTATGGCTCGCAAACCGAGAAAAACCAGTCACAACAGAAATACCTGCAGTCTTGATGATAAGCAAAACACAGAATAATAATGACACACTTATCCTCCATCAGAATTACTCTGTTCTGTGGTCTATAACTCCTTCTAGAAGAGCTCGAAATATGGTTCTTCAGCTATTGGATTCTGGAAACCTTGTTCTAAGAGAACAAAATGATGAAAATGAAGAGAATTATCTATGGCAGAGTTTTGATTACCCTTGTGATACACTCTTGCCAGGGATGAAGCTCGGCAAGGATTTAAGGACTGAATTCGATAGGCGAGTAACCGCGTGGAAGAACGAGTATGATCCTTCAATTGGAAATTTGTCTTGGGGAATGGATGTTACCAATTGGCCTCAACAGATGCAGAGAGTAGGATCAATGAAGCAGTACAACAGAGGTTCTTGGAATGGAATTGACTACACTGGTAGACCTACCATAAGGCCTAGTCCAGTTTTCGAGTTCAAGTACTTCGCCGATGAGGAACAAGTCTACTTCATGTTTAGCCTTGTGAATAGCTCTGTCAAAGCTAGGATGGTTCTGAACCAGAGCAGCTATAAGCTCCTGCATTTGGCGTGGGACGAGGCGGCACGAGAGTGGAATGTTTATGGCTTGTTACCAAGAGATTTTTGTGATGACTATGGTGCTTGTGGTCCTAATGGTAATTGTGATGTTAGCAAGTTACCATATGCTTGTGATTGTTTGAGAGGGTTTAGGCCTAAGTCATCAAAAGATTGGAAGGCAATGAGCTACCAAGGAGGTTGCTTGCGCGACAAGCCACTGAATTGCGAAAGCGATGGATTTATTAAGTATGGGAAGATGAAAGTGCCTGATACTGAGAATTGTTGGTACTTGAATCAGAGCAAGAACTTGGAGGAGTGCAGAGATACATGCTTGAGGAATTGTTCTTGTATGGCTTATACGAATTCCGATATTCGAGGAGAAGGCAATGGCTGTGCTTTGTGGTTTGGTGATCTTAATGACTTGAGGATTCAACCAAATGCAGGGCAAGACCTATATGTTAGAGTGCCAGCTTCAGAATTAG atacAAACAATGGAGCCAAGATGAAGATAGGAATTGCAGTTGGTGGTACTATTACAATTTTATGTGGATTATTGTTAGCTCTTTATTTCATATTCATAAGAGGAAGGAGTGCAACAATGAAAA AGAGTGCATCAGTAGCAGATCATTCAAAGGAAGAACAGGAAGAGGATTTGGAGCTTCCTTTGTTTGACCTATCTAGTATAGTTAGTGCTACTGACaacttttcaatcaacaatAAGCTTGGAGAAGGTGGTTTTGGACCAGTATACAAG GGAACATTGGAAAATGGAGAAGAAATTGCTGTCAAGAGACTTTCTAGAGGCTCCAAACAAGGTGTCAAGGAATTTAAGACTGAAGTCGCATTAATAGCTAAACTTCAACACCGTAATCTTGTAAAGCTTTATGGATCTTGCattcaagaccaagagaaattGCTTATATATGAATATATGCCTAACAAAAGCTTAGATTTGTTCATATTTG ATCAAACCCAACGGATGCTGATGGATTGGTCTAAGCGATTTCACATAATTTGCGGAATTGCTAAGGGTCTTCTTTATCTTCATCAAGATTCAAGACTCATAATTATTCATAGAGATCTCAAAACGAGCAACATATTATTGGATAGTGAGATGAATCCTAAGATATCGGACTTTGGCTTGGCTAGAATTTTAGAGGTGGACCAAACCTCAAAAACTTCGCGCGTTGTTGGAACTTA TGGATACATGGCACCAGAATATGCATTAGATGGAAACTTTTCGGTAAAATCAGATGTCTATAGTTTTGGTATTTTATTGCTGGAGATAATATCTGGAAGGAAAAATAAAGGAAACCATCGCCAGAAAGACGGTACAAACCTTATTGAATAT GCATGGAATTTCTGGACAGAAGGAAGGCCTTTAGAATTGATTGATGAATATATGATAGACTATTGCAATATCTCTGAAGCATTGCGATGCATCCAAATTGGTCTTTTGTGTGTGCAACAAAATCCACATGATAGACCAAACATATCATTTGTGGTTATGATGTTAGGTAGTGAAATTCAATTGCCTCTTCCAAAAGAACCAGCTCTTTTTGTTGGAAAGTATTCATGTCAGGAATATTCTTCTTCATGTATAAATGATGCACCTTCTGTTAATGAGTTAAGTATCTCAGATTTAGAAGCTCGT TCTCTAAGTGAAAACCAAACATTAGTCTCCAAGAATGGAGACTTTGAACTTGGTTTCTTCACTCTTGATAACTCCACCAACATCAATTATTACCTTGGCATTTGGTACAAGAACATCCCAGTCAGAACCATAGTATGGGTTGCAAATCGTGAAAAGCCCGCCACAAATCACAACTTTGTTGTGTTGCTGATAAACAACACAGCAAATAGCACAATCCTCCTTACTCAGAAAAACAAGAACACTGTTCTATGGTCTGTGAGCATATCAAGAAAACCCAAGAATCCAATTCTACAACTGTTGGATTCAGGAAACCTTGTTCTgagagatgaaaatgatgagaatGAAGAGAAGAACTATCTATGGCAAAGTTTTGATTATCCTGGTGATACACTCTTGCCAGGAATGAAGGTTGGGAAGGATTTGAGAACTGGTTTCGATTGGCGTGTAACGGCGTGGAAGAATGAGAATGATCCTTCACCAGGAACCTTGAATTGGGTTATGGATGTTACCAAGTGGCCTGAACCGATGCAGAGGATTGGAACAGTGAAGCAGTACAATAGTGGTCCTTGGAATGGAGTTCAATACAGTGCCAAACCAACAAACAAGCCTAGCCCGGCTTTCGAGTTCATCTACTTTGCTGATGAAAACCAAGTTTACTACATGTTCAAACTTGTTAACAACTCTGTCAAAGCTAGAATGATGTTGAACCAAACCACAAACAAGATTATGCAGCTTGTGTGGACACAAGGTGTTTGGAAGATGTATGGTTCGATGCCAAGGGATTTTTGTGATGAGTATGGTGCTTGTGGTCCTAATGGGAAATGTGACATGGCTGAGTCTCCAAATGATTGTGAATGTTTGAGAGGGTATAGGCCTAAGTCGCCAAAAGAATGGATCGGATTGAATTATGAAGGAGGTTGCTTGCGCGACAAGCCACTGAATTGCGAAAGCGATGGGTTTATTAAGTATGTTAAGATGAAGGTGCCTGATACTGAGAATTGTTGGTACTTAAATCAGAGTATGAACTCGGTTGAGTGCAGAGATAAGTGCTTGAGGAATTGTTCTTGTATGGCTTATGCGAATTCGGATATTGGAGGAGAAGGCAATGGTTGTGCTTTGTGGTTTGGTGATCTTAATGACTTGAGAGTTCAACCAAATGCAGGGCAAGATCTTTATGTTAGAGTTCCTGCCTCAGAATTAGGTATGGTGGATAT CTTGCTCTTAGTTCTCTACTTCACTTGCATAAGAGGAAGAAGTTCCAAGGCCAAAG AGAATGCAGCAATAATGGATAGTTTCATTGAAGAACAAGAGGGTCATCTAGAGCTTCCATTGTTTGATCTATCTAGTTTAGCTAAAGCTACtggtaacttttcaatcaataaTAAGGTTGGAGAAGGTGGTTTTGGACCTGTATACAAG GGATTATTGAAAAATGGGCAAGAGATTGCTGTTAAAAGACTTTGTAGAGGTTCTGTACAAGGGCtcaaagaattcaaaaatgaaATTGCGCTGATTGTTAAACTTCAACATCGTAATCTTGTGAAGCTTCATGGATGTTGCATTCACAATGAAGAGAAAATGCTTGTATATGAATACTTGCCAAACAAAAGTTTGGATCTCTTCATATTTG AAAATTGTGAACAGCCACACCTCAAAGCGTTGAAAAAATATAGGAAGCACTCGATGGAAGTGCTTCTTTCTTTGATGCTATTCAAtcttcatctccttcttcttgttcttcttcctttcaCCTACACCAGTGTCTCAGCTGATTCTTCCTCTGGGTTGAAAAATGACACCATGTGTGACTATTACAGATTTTGTGGAGCAAATGGGAACTGTGATCTTACAAACCCAAAACTATGCGTGTGTTTAGATGGTTTCACACCAAAGGACCCAACTTCCTATGATTCCTCAGACTTCAAAATGGGATGTGTTAAGAACAAAGCATGGAATTGCAGCACTGATGTGTTTGTTGGATACTCTGTGCTTCATGAACCAAATGGAACTTCTTCTTTGTTGAACCAACAAAGCCTGGGAGGTGAAGATTGCAAGGGAAAGTGCTCTAGTGATTGTTCTTGCATGGCTTATACTATAATTGGGAGTGGTTGCAAATTGTGGAGTGGTGATTTGTTTGATGTTAGGTTCGTTAAGGAAGGAGGTCAAGGTATCTATATTAGAACACCAGCTTCGGATAAAG GGAAAAAGGGTGGTGGAGGGGGAAATCAAGGTAAAAATGAGGGATTGGTAGTAGGAATAGTTGTTGGGAGCACGATAATTGTGATTTCAGGGATGATTCTGGCTTCTTGTTGCTTTCTCAGGAAGAGAACACAGTCAAAAG CATTGGGACATGTAAGGATAAATGAGATGGTTAGTTATCAAACTCATACCAATGAACAAAAGGAAGATCTGGGGCTTCCATTATTTGATCTGAAAAGAATAGCTGTGGCCACTGATAATTTCTCCCCCAACAATAAGCTTGGAGAAGGCGGTTTTGGCCCCGTATACAAG GGTATACTAGATGATGGGCGACAAATTGCTGTGAAGAGGCTTTCGAGTAGTTCTGGTCAAGGCCTACATGAGTTCAAAACGGAAGTAAAACTAATAGCTAAACTTCAACACCGAAATCTTGTAAAGCTTTTCGGATGTTGCATCCAAGAAAAGGAGAAACTACTGATTTACGAATACATGCCTAACAGAAGTTtggactattttatttttg ATCAAACACAAGGGAATGTTTTGGATTGGCCTAAGCGCTTTAATATCATTCGTGGGATTGCTAGAGGCTTGCTCTATCTTCATCAAGATTCAAGGTTGAGAATTATACATAGAGATCTTAAAGCAAGTAATGTTTTGTTAGATAATAAGTTGGACCCCAAGATATCAGACTTTGGTTTAGCTAGAAGTTTTGGAGGGGATCAGAGTAACGCAAATACAAACAGAGTTGTCGGAACTTT CGGATATATGGCTCCAGAATATGCTGTTAATGGACAATTTTCAGTAAAATCTGATGTCTTTAGCTTCGGAGTTTTAATACTTGAAATCGTATCCggaaagagaaatagaaagttTTATTATTCAAACAACAACGATAGCCTATATGGGCAT GCATGGGATTTATGGAAGCAAGGAAGGTCATTAGAGCTTGTAGATGAAAGCCTCAAAGATTCATGGAATTTGAGTGAAGTAGAACGTTGTATCCACATTGGTCTCCTTTGTGCACAACAATATCCCCATGATAGGCCAACCATGTCTTCTGTGGTTCTAATGTTGGGAAGTGATTTTGATTTGCCTCTACCTGAAATTCCTACATTTTTCATTGTTGAACCTTTTGATGCTTCAAGCTCCTCCACTGGTAAAAATGACTTGAGCATTACAGAGATGGAAGCTCGATGA